From a single Fusobacterium pseudoperiodonticum genomic region:
- a CDS encoding ribonucleotide-diphosphate reductase subunit beta: MDRKKLFNPEGDDTLNARKIIKGNSTNLFNLNNVRYQWANQLYRTMMANFWIPEKVDLTQDKNDYENLTLPEREAYDGILSFLIFLDSIQTNNIPNISDHVTAPEVNMLLAIQTFQEAIHSQSYQYIIESILPKQSRDLIYDKWRDDKVLFERNSFIAKIYQDFIDEQSDENFAKVIIANYLLESLYFYNGFNFFYLLASRNKMVGTSDIIRLINRDELSHVVLFRSIVKEIKNDYPEFFSAETIYSMFKTAVEQEINWTEHIIGNRVLGITSQTTEAYTKWLANERLKSLGLEPLYSGFNKNPYKHLERFADTEGEGNVKSNFFEGTVTSYNMSSSIDGWEDF; encoded by the coding sequence GTGGATAGAAAGAAATTATTTAATCCAGAAGGTGATGATACATTAAATGCAAGAAAAATAATAAAGGGAAATTCAACTAACCTTTTTAACTTGAATAATGTCAGATATCAATGGGCCAATCAATTGTATAGAACTATGATGGCGAATTTCTGGATACCAGAAAAGGTTGATTTAACTCAGGATAAAAACGATTATGAAAATTTAACTTTACCTGAAAGAGAAGCCTATGATGGAATATTGTCATTCTTAATTTTCTTAGACAGTATACAAACGAATAATATTCCTAATATTTCAGACCATGTAACTGCACCAGAAGTAAATATGTTACTGGCTATACAAACTTTCCAAGAAGCTATACATTCTCAATCTTATCAATATATAATTGAGTCTATACTTCCAAAACAAAGTAGAGATTTAATCTATGATAAATGGAGAGATGACAAGGTATTGTTTGAAAGAAATAGTTTTATTGCAAAGATATATCAAGATTTCATAGACGAGCAATCAGATGAAAATTTTGCTAAGGTTATAATAGCAAACTACTTATTAGAATCATTGTATTTCTATAATGGATTTAACTTTTTCTATCTTCTAGCAAGTAGAAATAAAATGGTAGGAACTTCTGATATTATAAGACTTATCAATAGAGATGAACTATCACATGTTGTTCTTTTCAGAAGTATAGTTAAGGAAATCAAAAATGATTATCCTGAATTCTTCTCAGCTGAAACAATCTATTCTATGTTTAAGACAGCTGTTGAACAAGAAATTAACTGGACAGAACATATAATTGGAAACAGAGTATTAGGTATAACTTCTCAAACAACAGAAGCTTATACAAAATGGCTAGCTAATGAAAGATTAAAATCATTAGGTTTAGAACCTCTATATTCTGGTTTCAATAAAAATCCATACAAACACTTAGAAAGATTTGCTGATACTGAAGGAGAAGGTAATGTTAAATCTAACTTCTTTGAAGGAACAGTTACAAGTTACAATATGAGCTCCTCTATTGACGGTTGGGAGGATTTTTAA
- a CDS encoding type II toxin-antitoxin system HicB family antitoxin: MLIYPAIFHRTIEGGYVVVFPDFNDGATEGQTLEQAMEMAEDYIGTYLYDDFVKGKELPKASDINEISIEIPEDEKEFYIEGESFKTLVSLDMMKYVNECKSATVRKNVTIPSWLNEMGKNHNLNFSNLLQEAIKKELDIE; encoded by the coding sequence ATGTTAATATACCCAGCAATATTCCATAGGACAATTGAGGGAGGCTATGTAGTTGTATTTCCAGATTTTAATGATGGAGCAACAGAAGGTCAAACATTAGAACAAGCTATGGAAATGGCAGAAGACTACATAGGAACTTATTTATATGATGACTTTGTAAAAGGAAAAGAACTACCTAAGGCTAGCGATATAAATGAGATATCAATAGAAATTCCAGAAGATGAAAAAGAATTCTATATTGAAGGGGAAAGTTTTAAAACGTTGGTTAGCTTAGATATGATGAAATATGTCAATGAATGTAAAAGTGCTACTGTTAGAAAGAATGTAACTATACCTAGTTGGCTGAATGAAATGGGAAAAAATCATAATCTCAATTTTTCTAACTTACTACAAGAAGCTATAAAAAAAGAATTAGATATTGAATAG